From Coffea arabica cultivar ET-39 chromosome 9c, Coffea Arabica ET-39 HiFi, whole genome shotgun sequence, one genomic window encodes:
- the LOC113707918 gene encoding galactan beta-1,4-galactosyltransferase GALS3-like, with protein sequence MSTEKEKEKERKMFVGVVWNCAAELKYLLTALLFLCSLVTILQFLPTRFSLSASDLRPCLSSPTAPTIVTATATATTATVSLSEDRNNTTNATTTATAPAAADAPTDVILLRQPAPPAMEKDQVLENGIIKRAFNPFGSAAYNFILMSAYRGGPNTFAVMGLASKPLHVFGKPSYRCQWVPFGGSGAEENVENQEPIVTDGQKILTDWGYGRVYTVVVVNCTFSAPVIGGGSGGGKLLLHAATNGGGDTNFNLTDTIEALTESGEDLKNFNQVYSAKPKYDYLYCGSSLYGNLSPQRVREWLAYHIRLFGGKSHFVMHDAGGVHPGVMEVLRPWMEKGYVTLHDIREQERFDGYYHNQFLVVNDCLHRHRYMAKWMFFFDVDEFLFVPKKSTLKTVMDSFSEYTQFTIEQMPMSNKLCLAEDAGKSYRKWGFEKLVYKDVKRGIRRDRKYVVQPRNVFATGVHMSQNTVGKTTHKTEGRIMYFHYHGTIADRREPCRRSVNTTDITIDGIPYSLDTSMRIVAGFVKRFELKMIGSVLQRTRQ encoded by the exons atgagcactgagaaagagaaggagaaagagaggaaaatgTTTGTTGGGGTGGTTTGGAATTGTGCTGCTGAGCTCAAATATCTCCTCACTGCTCTTCTCTTCCTTTGCTCTTTGGTCACCATTCTTCAGTTCCTTCCTACTCGTTTCTCCCTCTCGGCTTCAGATCTCCGACCTTGTCTCTCCTCTCCCACCGCTCCCACCATCGTCACAGCCACCGCCACCGCCACCACCGCTACTGTTTCTTTATCAGAAGACAGGAATAATACTACCAACGCCACGACCACCGCTACTGCCCCTGCTGCGGCAGATGCGCCCACAGATGTCATACTACTCCGGCAACCAGCACCTCCAGCGATGGAGAAAGACCAAGTTCTTGAAAATGGGATTATCAAGAGAGCTTTTAACCCGTTCGGCTCTGCTGCATACAACTTCATTCTCATGTCGGCGTACAGAGGCGGCCCCAACACTTTTGCCGTCATGGGTTTGGCGTCGAAGCCTCTCCATGTTTTCGGCAAGCCTTCATATCGATGCCAGTGGGTTCCATTTGGCGGCAGTGGAGCCGAGGAAAATGTTGAGAATCAAGAACCCATTGTCACTGACGGCCAGAAAATCCTTACTGATTGGGGATACGGCCGGGTTTACACGGTTGTCGTAGTGAATTGCACCTTTTCAGCTCCGGTTATTGGTGGTGGTAGCGGGGGTGGAAAGCTGCTCCTCCACGCAGCCACCAACGGCGGTGGGGATACCAATTTTAATCTGACAGATACTATAGAGGCATTAACTGAATCAGGTGAAGATTTGAAGAATTTCAACCAAGTCTACAGTGCAAAGCCCAAGTATGACTATTTGTATTGTGGGTCATCTTTATATGGGAATTTGAGTCCGCAGAGAGTGAGGGAGTGGTTAGCTTACCATATCAGGCTATTTGGTGGGAAATCCCATTTTGTTATGCATGATGCAGGGGGCGTTCATCCAGGGGTGATGGAAGTATTGAGGCCTTGGATGGAAAAGGGATACGTGACTTTGCATGATATCAGGGAACAAGAGAGATTTGATGGCTACTATCATAATCAGTTTTTAGTTGTGAATGATTGCCTGCATAGGCATAGATATATGGCTAAGTGGATGTTTTTCTTTGATGTGGATGAGTTCCTTTTTGTTCCCAAGAAGAGTACTCTCAAAACTGTCATGGATTCGTTTTCGGAGTATACTCAGTTCACCATCGAGCAGATGCCCATGTCCAACAAGCTTTGTCTAGCTGAGGATGCTGGTAAATCATACAG GAAATGGGGATTTGAGAAGTTGGTGTACAAGGACGTGAAAAGGGGAATCAGGAGAGACCGCAAATATGTCGTGCAACCGCGTAATGTGTTTGCGACAGGGGTTCACATGTCGCAGAACACGGTGGGGAAGACAACCCACAAGACAGAAGGGCGGATCATGTATTTCCATTATCACGGGACCATCGCCGACCGCCGAGAACCATGCCGGAGATCGGTCAACACCACAGATATCACCATTGACGGTATTCCTTACTCCTTGGATACTTCCATGAGGATCGTTGCCGGTTTTGTGAAAAGATTCGAGCTCAAGATGATTGGTTCCGTTTTACAAAGAACACGgcaatga